One window of the Triticum dicoccoides isolate Atlit2015 ecotype Zavitan chromosome 3B, WEW_v2.0, whole genome shotgun sequence genome contains the following:
- the LOC119276605 gene encoding anoctamin-like protein Os01g0706700 isoform X1, whose product MRRGGGGGYGEDGGGVEEATDFEVGIVVPKLSRSASGEDCVASLVRELEGAGLLVERVRGVPAEFIKLSAPMGILGRAASEMQMKKLTCIGMELQFEWEQVTAFVRQPDGSLFSWRERFICFRYLIYGIVNKTNSEISLKFDDKEFYWKQNESLLRRLEDEGVVKLVFPLHEEVKRKQLLRNWALNWHDFTWQPIDEVYSYFGTKIATYFAFLGMYTRWLFFPAVSGLATQLIDFGSFQWLVLPAFFIFVISWAVFFLQFWKRKNSALLARWGINYSFAEYKASANELEPIRHYLPIERVEEKNFDDAPAEKRRLQRNEWSGVLLRIRNNAIIVLGIICLQLPFELAYAHLYDKTETEALRYVLTALYLVAIQYYTRIGGKVSVILIKYENNQGEQSSADSLIYKVFGLYFMQSYIGLFYHASLYRDILTLRKVLIQRLVVSQVLENLIENSIPYLKYSYKKYSAVHKKRQERESPSGKSVRLSTRVEKEYLKPSYTASIGEELEDGLFDDFLELALQFGMIMMFACAFPLIFCFAALNNATEIRADALKLLVMLKRPVPRAAATIGAWLNIFQFLIVMAICTNCLLLVCLYDEEGKWRIEPGLAAILIMEHALLLVKFGFSHFVPEEPAWVRANRVKYVAQAQTVCSQQLLRSISKLDRKWE is encoded by the exons ATGcggagagggggagggggagggtatGGTGAGGATGGAGGGGGAGTGGAGGAGGCCACGGACTTCGAGGTCGGCATCGTCGTGCCCAAGCTCTCGCGCTCCGCGTCGGGAGAGGACTGCGTGGCGAGCCTGGTGCGTGAGCTTGAGGGCGCCGGCCTGCTCGTCGAGCGCGTCCGCGGCGTCCCCGCCGAGTTCATCAAG CTGTCTGCGCCCATGGGGATTCTGGGCAGAGCCGCTTCTGAGATGCAGATGAAGAAGCTTACCTGCATCG GAATGGAGCTGCAGTTTGAATGGGAACAGGTGACAGCATTCGTCAGGCAGCCTGATGGTTCCCTCTTTAGCTGGCGAGAGCGGTTTATCTGTTTCCGCTACTTGATATATGGCATT GTGAACAAGACCAACTCTGAAATATCTCTCAAATTTGACGATAAAGAGTTCTATTGGAAACAAAACGAGTCACTATTGCGTAGGCTTGAAGATGAAGGAGTTGTAAAGCTAGTCTTCCCTTTGCATG AGGAAGTTAAAAGGAAACAGCTCCTGAGAAATTGGGCACTTAACTGGCATGACTTCACATGGCAACCTATTGATGAAGTTTACTCCTATTTTGGAACCAAG ATTGCAACGTACTTTGCTTTCCTAGGAATGTATACGCGTTGGCTATTCTTTCCAGCCGTATCTGGATTGGCCACTCAGCTTATAGATTTTGG GTCATTCCAGTGGCTGGTTCTTCCTGCTTTCTTTATCTTCGTGATTTCTTGGGCTGTCTTCTTTTTGCAATTTTGGAAAAGGAAGAATTCAGCACTTCTTGCTAG ATGGGGCATTAATTATTCATTTGCTGAATACAAAGCTTCGGCCAACGAACTGGAACCAATAAGACATTATCTTCCTATTGAGCGTGTGGAGGAAAAGAATTTTGATGATGCACCTGCTGAGAAAAGGAGATTGCAAAGAAATGAGTGGTCTGGTGTCCTTCTAAGAATTAGGAACAATGCGATTATTGTTCTGGGTATTATTTGTCTTCAGCTGCCATTTGAGTTGGCCTATGCTCATTTGTATGACAAAACTGAAACTGAGGCGCTGAG GTATGTCTTGACTGCACTATATCTTGTTGCAATTCAGTATTATACAAGGATTGGTGGGAAGGTGTCTGTCATTCTAATAAAGTATGAAAACAACCAAGGAGAACAGTCTAGTGCTGATAGTTTGATTTATAAG GTTTTCGGTCTATACTTCATGCAATCATATATTGGGTTGTTTTACCATGCTTCCCTTTATCGTGACATTTTGACACTCCGGAAAGTCCTTATTCAACGTCTAGTCGTGTCTCAG GTGTTGGAAAATCTGATTGAGAATTCTATTCCTTATCTCAAATACAGCTACAAGAAGTACAGTGCTGTTCA CAAGAAAAGACAAGAGAGAGAATCACCATCAGGGAAGTCAGTTCGATTATCAACAAGAGTGGAGAAAGAATATTTAAAACCCTCTTATACTGCAAGCATTGGAGAAGAGCTCGAGGATGGTCTGTTTGATG ATTTTCTTGAGCTAGCTCTTCAGTTTGGGATGATCATGATGTTTGCTTGCGCCTTTCCATTGATATTCTGCTTTGCTGCTCTG AACAATGCAACTGAAATAAGAGCGGATGCATTGAAGTTGTTAGTCATGTTGAAAAGACCTGTTCCCCGTGCTGCAGCTACAATTGGAGCGTGGTTGAACATATTCCAG TTCCTGATCGTAATGGCAATCTGCACCAACTGCTTGCTTCTTGTTTGTCTATACGACGAGGAGGGTAAATGGCGGATTGAGCCAGGACTCGCGGCAATCCTTATAATGGAGCATGCTCTCCTCTTAGTCAAGTTTGGCTTCTCGCACTTTGTCCCTGAG GAGCCTGCATGGGTGAGAGCAAATCGGGTAAAGTATGTAGCTCAGGCACAGACTGTCTGCTCTCAACAACTATTGAGGAGCATTTCAAAACTTGATAGGAAATGGGAGTGA
- the LOC119276605 gene encoding anoctamin-like protein Os01g0706700 isoform X2 yields MGILGRAASEMQMKKLTCIGMELQFEWEQVTAFVRQPDGSLFSWRERFICFRYLIYGIVNKTNSEISLKFDDKEFYWKQNESLLRRLEDEGVVKLVFPLHEEVKRKQLLRNWALNWHDFTWQPIDEVYSYFGTKIATYFAFLGMYTRWLFFPAVSGLATQLIDFGSFQWLVLPAFFIFVISWAVFFLQFWKRKNSALLARWGINYSFAEYKASANELEPIRHYLPIERVEEKNFDDAPAEKRRLQRNEWSGVLLRIRNNAIIVLGIICLQLPFELAYAHLYDKTETEALRYVLTALYLVAIQYYTRIGGKVSVILIKYENNQGEQSSADSLIYKVFGLYFMQSYIGLFYHASLYRDILTLRKVLIQRLVVSQVLENLIENSIPYLKYSYKKYSAVHKKRQERESPSGKSVRLSTRVEKEYLKPSYTASIGEELEDGLFDDFLELALQFGMIMMFACAFPLIFCFAALNNATEIRADALKLLVMLKRPVPRAAATIGAWLNIFQFLIVMAICTNCLLLVCLYDEEGKWRIEPGLAAILIMEHALLLVKFGFSHFVPEEPAWVRANRVKYVAQAQTVCSQQLLRSISKLDRKWE; encoded by the exons ATGGGGATTCTGGGCAGAGCCGCTTCTGAGATGCAGATGAAGAAGCTTACCTGCATCG GAATGGAGCTGCAGTTTGAATGGGAACAGGTGACAGCATTCGTCAGGCAGCCTGATGGTTCCCTCTTTAGCTGGCGAGAGCGGTTTATCTGTTTCCGCTACTTGATATATGGCATT GTGAACAAGACCAACTCTGAAATATCTCTCAAATTTGACGATAAAGAGTTCTATTGGAAACAAAACGAGTCACTATTGCGTAGGCTTGAAGATGAAGGAGTTGTAAAGCTAGTCTTCCCTTTGCATG AGGAAGTTAAAAGGAAACAGCTCCTGAGAAATTGGGCACTTAACTGGCATGACTTCACATGGCAACCTATTGATGAAGTTTACTCCTATTTTGGAACCAAG ATTGCAACGTACTTTGCTTTCCTAGGAATGTATACGCGTTGGCTATTCTTTCCAGCCGTATCTGGATTGGCCACTCAGCTTATAGATTTTGG GTCATTCCAGTGGCTGGTTCTTCCTGCTTTCTTTATCTTCGTGATTTCTTGGGCTGTCTTCTTTTTGCAATTTTGGAAAAGGAAGAATTCAGCACTTCTTGCTAG ATGGGGCATTAATTATTCATTTGCTGAATACAAAGCTTCGGCCAACGAACTGGAACCAATAAGACATTATCTTCCTATTGAGCGTGTGGAGGAAAAGAATTTTGATGATGCACCTGCTGAGAAAAGGAGATTGCAAAGAAATGAGTGGTCTGGTGTCCTTCTAAGAATTAGGAACAATGCGATTATTGTTCTGGGTATTATTTGTCTTCAGCTGCCATTTGAGTTGGCCTATGCTCATTTGTATGACAAAACTGAAACTGAGGCGCTGAG GTATGTCTTGACTGCACTATATCTTGTTGCAATTCAGTATTATACAAGGATTGGTGGGAAGGTGTCTGTCATTCTAATAAAGTATGAAAACAACCAAGGAGAACAGTCTAGTGCTGATAGTTTGATTTATAAG GTTTTCGGTCTATACTTCATGCAATCATATATTGGGTTGTTTTACCATGCTTCCCTTTATCGTGACATTTTGACACTCCGGAAAGTCCTTATTCAACGTCTAGTCGTGTCTCAG GTGTTGGAAAATCTGATTGAGAATTCTATTCCTTATCTCAAATACAGCTACAAGAAGTACAGTGCTGTTCA CAAGAAAAGACAAGAGAGAGAATCACCATCAGGGAAGTCAGTTCGATTATCAACAAGAGTGGAGAAAGAATATTTAAAACCCTCTTATACTGCAAGCATTGGAGAAGAGCTCGAGGATGGTCTGTTTGATG ATTTTCTTGAGCTAGCTCTTCAGTTTGGGATGATCATGATGTTTGCTTGCGCCTTTCCATTGATATTCTGCTTTGCTGCTCTG AACAATGCAACTGAAATAAGAGCGGATGCATTGAAGTTGTTAGTCATGTTGAAAAGACCTGTTCCCCGTGCTGCAGCTACAATTGGAGCGTGGTTGAACATATTCCAG TTCCTGATCGTAATGGCAATCTGCACCAACTGCTTGCTTCTTGTTTGTCTATACGACGAGGAGGGTAAATGGCGGATTGAGCCAGGACTCGCGGCAATCCTTATAATGGAGCATGCTCTCCTCTTAGTCAAGTTTGGCTTCTCGCACTTTGTCCCTGAG GAGCCTGCATGGGTGAGAGCAAATCGGGTAAAGTATGTAGCTCAGGCACAGACTGTCTGCTCTCAACAACTATTGAGGAGCATTTCAAAACTTGATAGGAAATGGGAGTGA
- the LOC119276606 gene encoding 60S ribosomal protein L28-1-like: MATVSDSLVWELVRKNNCFLIKQFGNSNAKVQFSKEPNNLYNVHSYKYSGLANKKTVTVQPAAEKEMTVVLSTTKSKKQNKPAAFTHKTVMRKEFRKMAKAVKNQVSDNYYRPDLTKPALARLSAVYRSLQVAKSGVKKKNRQ; encoded by the exons ATGGCGACGGTTTCGGATTCTCTGGTCTGGGAGCTTGTCAGGAAGAACAACTGCTTCCTGATCAAGCAGTTCGGCAACAGCAATGCCAAGGTCCAGTTCAGCAAGGAGCCCAACAACCTCTACAATGTCCACTCCTACAAGTACTCTG GCCTGGCAAACAAGAAGACTGTGACGGTGCAGCCAGCTGCTGAGAAGGAGATGACTGTGGTCCTCTCCACAACCAAGTCAAAGAAGCAGAACAAGCCTGCTGCGTTCACCCACAAGACTGTCATGCGCAAGGAGTTCCGCAAGATGGCCAAGGCTGTCAAGAACCAG GTCAGTGACAACTACTACAGGCCTGACTTGACCAAGCCTGCTCTTGCAAGACTGAGCGCAGTTTACCGCAGCCTCCAGGTTGCCAAGTCCGGTGTCAAGAAGAAGAACAGGCAGTAA